A region of Paenibacillus thiaminolyticus DNA encodes the following proteins:
- a CDS encoding MFS transporter has product MLAVAAFVVGTVELIIGGLLDQIATDLGITVSAAGQLITIFSVAFAISAPILMNVTARFERKKLYLFFLLVFMLSNLIVAFSSDYGALMAARALSAASGSLIIVLSVTIASKLVKPEYKGRAIGIIYMGVSGSLVLGVPIGMVIGHAYGWRAPFLFVALLTVVAMIAIFFSLQPVAPSPAAPLRAQFASLKNAKLVSGHLLAYFMLTGHLTLYAYLTPYLQATYQLSPEMTSVAYFLFGIAAVAGGGIGGWIADKWGTKRSILTVVASFACIMFILPFAAHLPFYLFMAVVMMWSALSWALTPGQQSYLMQCAPDTADIQLSLSSSVLHMGIATGSVVGGAVIEKSAVTYNAWVGCSIVLIALAVAVYSLTRPFRGKAAAAHQASAGASAPLAES; this is encoded by the coding sequence ATGCTGGCGGTCGCCGCCTTCGTCGTCGGCACGGTGGAGCTGATTATCGGAGGGCTGCTTGACCAGATCGCAACCGACCTCGGCATTACGGTCAGTGCTGCAGGCCAGTTAATCACGATCTTCTCCGTCGCCTTCGCCATATCCGCGCCGATATTGATGAACGTGACCGCGCGGTTCGAACGGAAGAAGCTGTACTTATTCTTTTTGCTCGTCTTTATGCTGTCCAATCTGATTGTCGCCTTCAGCTCCGATTACGGGGCGTTGATGGCCGCGCGGGCGCTGTCCGCCGCCAGCGGATCGCTCATTATCGTCCTGTCGGTCACGATCGCGTCGAAGCTGGTGAAGCCCGAGTATAAGGGCCGGGCCATTGGAATTATCTATATGGGCGTCAGCGGCTCGCTCGTGCTCGGCGTCCCGATCGGCATGGTTATCGGTCATGCTTATGGCTGGAGAGCGCCATTCTTGTTCGTCGCGCTGCTTACGGTCGTCGCCATGATTGCGATTTTCTTCTCGCTGCAGCCTGTCGCGCCGTCGCCGGCGGCGCCGCTTCGCGCCCAGTTCGCCTCGCTGAAGAACGCCAAGCTGGTAAGCGGGCATCTGCTGGCCTATTTCATGCTGACCGGCCACCTGACCTTGTATGCGTACTTGACGCCATATCTCCAGGCAACCTATCAATTAAGTCCGGAGATGACGAGCGTCGCCTACTTCCTGTTCGGCATCGCCGCCGTCGCCGGCGGGGGAATCGGGGGCTGGATTGCGGACAAATGGGGCACGAAGCGCTCCATCCTGACCGTCGTAGCCAGCTTCGCCTGCATCATGTTCATCCTGCCCTTCGCGGCCCATCTGCCGTTCTACCTGTTCATGGCGGTGGTCATGATGTGGAGCGCGCTGAGCTGGGCGCTAACTCCGGGACAGCAGAGCTACCTGATGCAGTGCGCGCCCGATACCGCAGACATCCAGCTGAGCCTCAGCTCCTCGGTGCTGCATATGGGCATCGCGACCGGCTCGGTCGTCGGCGGGGCTGTGATCGAGAAGAGCGCCGTCACCTACAACGCCTGGGTCGGCTGCTCCATCGTTCTGATAGCGCTGGCCGTGGCAGTCTATTCCTTGACCCGCCCGTTCCGCGGCAAGGCGGCGGCAGCTCATCAAGCAAGCGCCGGCGCTTCCGCGCCATTAGCTGAATCGTAA
- a CDS encoding fumarylacetoacetate hydrolase family protein: MGNAMIKLCGMQQWAEAMVYPENNTVEQNGKRIHSSKLALATPVTGMMYGTLLNYKGVLEALGNAVNEPPYNAPPVGPVLYIKPANTHIGYGSAIPLPADAEQVAIGAALGVVIGRTATRVSESEALDYVAGYTIVNDVQIPHQQLFRPAIRHLSRDGFCPAGPWVMKPEAIGDPHNLKIRVYVNGVLKQEQTTARLIRTIPRLLVEITDFMTLNAGDMLHVGIPENAPLAAAGDVVRIAIDGIGCLDNPVVRKQGRAEGGEAI; encoded by the coding sequence ATGGGCAATGCAATGATTAAGCTATGCGGCATGCAGCAGTGGGCGGAGGCAATGGTATATCCGGAGAATAATACGGTCGAACAAAATGGTAAGCGCATTCATTCCTCCAAGCTGGCGTTGGCTACTCCCGTAACCGGCATGATGTACGGAACGCTGCTCAATTACAAGGGAGTGCTTGAAGCACTGGGGAATGCGGTGAATGAACCGCCTTACAACGCCCCCCCTGTCGGCCCGGTCCTGTATATCAAGCCCGCGAATACTCACATCGGGTACGGCTCGGCCATTCCTCTTCCCGCAGATGCCGAACAGGTAGCCATCGGCGCCGCGTTAGGCGTCGTCATCGGCCGCACCGCAACCCGGGTAAGCGAATCCGAAGCGCTTGATTATGTGGCAGGCTACACGATCGTGAATGATGTCCAGATCCCGCATCAGCAACTGTTCCGGCCCGCTATCCGCCACCTGTCGCGGGATGGCTTCTGTCCCGCAGGTCCTTGGGTAATGAAGCCGGAAGCGATCGGCGACCCGCATAATCTGAAGATCCGCGTATATGTGAATGGGGTACTGAAGCAAGAACAGACGACGGCCCGTCTGATTCGCACTATCCCCCGCTTGCTTGTGGAGATTACGGATTTTATGACGTTGAACGCAGGGGATATGCTGCACGTCGGCATTCCCGAGAACGCGCCGCTCGCTGCAGCGGGAGATGTTGTTCGGATTGCAATCGATGGCATCGGCTGCCTGGACAATCCCGTTGTACGTAAGCAGGGGAGAGCCGAAGGAGGAGAAGCAATATGA
- a CDS encoding ABC transporter ATP-binding protein, whose protein sequence is MLEVTGLHTYYGHLHALKGISFTVRKGELLAIVGSNGAGKSTLLGTLAGLLQPRAGRIMFEGADITRLSVEQVVAKGICLVPERRQIFDSLSVKDNLLLGAYHRRRKDKRRIQQDFDRVLELFPKLKTMLSRPGGLLSGGEQQMLAIGRGLMSRPALMLLDEPSLGLAPLIVTDMMNIFVQLKQDIGTTIILVEQNVKAALGVADYACVIERGEIALHGAAAEIMDHPDVRSAYFGKSRAAEAESIPIQNERMLAK, encoded by the coding sequence ATGCTGGAAGTAACGGGCTTGCATACGTATTACGGCCATTTACATGCTCTTAAAGGAATTTCATTCACAGTCAGGAAGGGAGAACTGCTAGCCATCGTCGGATCGAATGGAGCCGGTAAGAGCACGCTGTTGGGAACCTTGGCAGGATTGCTCCAACCAAGGGCAGGAAGGATTATGTTCGAAGGCGCTGATATTACGCGGCTCTCTGTGGAGCAGGTTGTCGCGAAGGGGATTTGTCTCGTGCCTGAACGGCGGCAGATCTTTGACTCCCTGTCGGTAAAGGACAATCTGTTGCTGGGCGCGTACCACCGCAGAAGGAAGGACAAGCGCCGAATCCAGCAAGACTTTGATCGGGTGCTTGAGTTGTTCCCGAAGCTGAAGACGATGCTTTCGCGTCCGGGAGGCCTGTTGAGCGGCGGTGAACAGCAGATGCTGGCGATTGGCCGCGGCTTGATGTCCCGCCCCGCTCTAATGCTGCTGGACGAACCCTCGCTTGGACTTGCGCCGCTGATCGTCACTGACATGATGAACATTTTTGTACAGCTCAAGCAAGACATCGGGACGACGATCATTCTCGTCGAACAGAATGTGAAGGCAGCGCTAGGCGTTGCCGATTATGCGTGCGTCATTGAGCGGGGAGAGATCGCATTGCATGGAGCAGCGGCGGAGATCATGGATCACCCCGATGTTCGAAGCGCGTATTTCGGCAAAAGCAGGGCAGCGGAAGCGGAATCAATCCCAATACAGAACGAAAGGATGTTGGCAAAATGA
- a CDS encoding fumarylacetoacetate hydrolase family protein, whose amino-acid sequence MRHARVAYSGSIHHAIDLGGRLKLDDGREVSESDVVWLPPLQPRTIFALGLNYADHARELSFAAPAEPLVFLKGPNTLIGHRGHTRRPADAAYMHYECELAVVIGRTARAVKQEEAYDYVAGYTVANDYAIRDYLENYYRPNLRVKNRDACTPIGPWLVDAGDVPDPMNLTLRTCVNGVLTQEGSTTDMIFSIPALIEYLSSFMTLKQGDIILTGTPEGLVNTEIGDEVVTEIEGIGRLVNTIAGDDVFHIQV is encoded by the coding sequence ATGAGACACGCACGCGTCGCTTATTCAGGATCGATTCATCACGCGATAGACTTGGGCGGACGGTTGAAGCTTGATGACGGACGAGAAGTTAGCGAATCGGACGTCGTATGGCTTCCGCCGCTGCAGCCCCGTACGATATTCGCGCTAGGCTTGAATTATGCTGATCATGCCAGAGAACTATCCTTTGCTGCTCCGGCTGAACCGCTTGTGTTCCTGAAGGGACCCAACACATTAATCGGTCATCGCGGGCATACTCGCCGTCCCGCTGACGCCGCTTATATGCATTATGAGTGCGAACTTGCCGTCGTGATCGGCCGTACTGCACGCGCCGTGAAGCAAGAAGAGGCTTACGATTATGTAGCTGGATATACGGTAGCGAATGATTATGCCATCCGCGATTATCTGGAGAACTATTATCGGCCGAATCTGAGGGTCAAGAACCGCGATGCATGCACTCCAATTGGCCCTTGGCTCGTAGATGCCGGCGATGTGCCCGATCCGATGAATTTGACTCTTCGTACCTGCGTGAACGGCGTCTTGACCCAGGAAGGCTCTACCACCGACATGATCTTCAGTATTCCTGCACTTATCGAATATTTGAGCAGCTTCATGACGCTGAAGCAAGGCGATATCATCCTGACCGGCACGCCCGAGGGATTGGTTAACACCGAGATCGGGGATGAAGTGGTTACCGAAATCGAAGGCATTGGCCGGCTAGTGAATACGATAGCGGGCGATGATGTTTTTCATATACAGGTCTGA
- the hpaD gene encoding 3,4-dihydroxyphenylacetate 2,3-dioxygenase produces the protein MDFSIIRIGNVIMNVTDLEQSRKFYVDALGFIETESDENNLYLRGLEEHNHHCLHLVKADKPGIVALGYKVMRESDLEALERLFASRGLPTRWIPPGTLHAMGRALHVQDVSGLPLQFYAEMDKVERLLQRYDLYTGARIQRIDHVNCFVSDVARAYDFFVNELGFACSEYTALEDDSLYAAWLHRKHNVHDQAFMNGPGPRLHHVGFWLPDPLALIHACDVLASLGYQGSIERGPGRHGLSNAFFLYLRDPDGIRIELYNGDYLTSDPDLGPIKWDIHDPRRQTFWGSATPESWFNEGTPFVDIETGEHAELLTAALPSRQPQHLI, from the coding sequence TTGGATTTCTCCATTATTCGAATCGGAAATGTCATTATGAATGTTACGGATCTGGAACAGTCGCGGAAATTTTATGTGGATGCCTTGGGCTTCATTGAAACGGAAAGCGACGAAAACAATTTATATCTCCGCGGTCTGGAAGAGCATAACCATCACTGCTTGCATCTGGTCAAAGCGGACAAGCCGGGAATCGTCGCTCTAGGCTACAAAGTCATGCGGGAAAGCGACCTGGAAGCACTGGAACGGCTCTTTGCGTCCCGGGGCCTTCCGACCCGGTGGATACCGCCAGGGACGCTGCATGCGATGGGCCGGGCTTTGCATGTGCAGGATGTCAGCGGACTTCCGTTGCAGTTCTACGCGGAGATGGATAAGGTGGAAAGATTGCTGCAGCGGTATGATTTATATACGGGTGCGCGCATCCAGCGCATTGACCATGTCAATTGCTTTGTTTCCGATGTGGCCCGGGCCTATGATTTTTTCGTCAATGAACTGGGCTTCGCCTGCTCCGAGTATACGGCGCTCGAAGATGACAGTTTGTACGCAGCTTGGCTGCATCGCAAGCATAACGTACATGATCAAGCCTTCATGAATGGACCGGGTCCAAGACTGCATCATGTTGGCTTCTGGCTTCCGGATCCGTTGGCGCTGATTCATGCGTGCGACGTGCTGGCATCGCTTGGTTATCAGGGCAGCATTGAACGCGGACCCGGCAGACATGGGTTGTCTAATGCCTTCTTCCTCTATTTGAGAGATCCCGATGGCATTCGGATTGAACTGTATAATGGAGATTATTTAACAAGCGATCCTGATCTTGGACCGATTAAATGGGACATCCACGATCCGAGACGGCAGACGTTCTGGGGAAGCGCGACACCGGAATCCTGGTTCAATGAAGGGACGCCATTCGTCGATATCGAGACCGGCGAGCATGCTGAGCTGCTGACGGCGGCGCTGCCTTCCCGGCAGCCGCAGCACTTGATCTAA
- a CDS encoding aldehyde dehydrogenase family protein, with protein sequence MKRRLFINGAWVDTQHYSMLRSPYSGEVIAEIPAAGEEDIEQAIQAAYEARIVMARMPAHQRAAILDRLSSLLEARAGEAARLLALEVAKPIRTAMLEVERTIETYRFAAEEAKRIHGETLPLDASRSGEGRLAYTLREPLGVIGAITPFNFPMNLVAHKVGPAIAAGNAMVLKPASQSPLSSLFIAELLQEAGLPAGALNVVTGSGRLIGERIVTDDRIRMITFTGSPAVGIGIRNQAGLKRVTLELGSNSALIVDKGVRLDDMIERSVTGAFAYQGQVCISLQRVYVHEEAYDEFVDKFIQRTRQLQIGDPLDPATDVSAVISPEDVRRLLDWIEEARQSGATIAAGGYADGNVLHPTVILEAGSKLKVSCQEVFGPIVVINQVKSVDEAIQQVNESRFGLQAGIYTEHVHTALHAADQLHVGGVMINDIPSFRVDHMPYGGVKESGIGREGIKYAIEEMTEMKLVVWKK encoded by the coding sequence ATGAAGAGAAGACTGTTCATTAACGGTGCATGGGTGGACACGCAGCATTACAGTATGCTGCGTTCTCCCTATTCAGGCGAAGTGATTGCGGAGATTCCCGCCGCCGGGGAAGAAGACATCGAGCAGGCTATCCAAGCTGCTTATGAAGCTAGAATCGTCATGGCCAGGATGCCCGCACATCAGCGCGCGGCAATCCTTGACCGCTTGTCCAGCTTGCTCGAAGCACGCGCGGGCGAGGCAGCTCGGCTTCTCGCGCTCGAGGTGGCCAAGCCGATCAGGACGGCCATGCTTGAAGTGGAGCGTACGATTGAGACGTATCGGTTCGCGGCGGAAGAAGCGAAGCGGATACACGGGGAAACACTGCCGCTGGACGCATCGAGGAGCGGCGAGGGGAGATTGGCCTATACGCTGCGAGAACCTCTTGGAGTGATAGGGGCGATTACCCCGTTCAACTTCCCCATGAATCTGGTCGCTCATAAAGTAGGCCCGGCGATCGCAGCGGGCAATGCGATGGTGCTCAAGCCTGCCTCGCAATCGCCCCTGTCGAGCCTGTTCATCGCCGAATTGCTGCAGGAGGCCGGACTGCCGGCCGGTGCTTTGAACGTCGTGACCGGCAGCGGCCGCCTCATTGGCGAGCGAATCGTGACAGACGACAGGATTCGGATGATTACGTTCACCGGCAGTCCGGCGGTTGGCATCGGGATTCGCAATCAGGCCGGTCTCAAGCGCGTAACCCTGGAGCTTGGCTCCAATTCGGCGCTTATTGTGGACAAAGGCGTTCGGTTAGACGATATGATCGAGCGTTCCGTCACAGGCGCTTTTGCTTATCAGGGCCAAGTATGTATTTCGTTGCAGCGTGTGTATGTCCATGAAGAGGCATATGATGAATTTGTGGACAAATTCATTCAGCGAACGCGGCAGCTGCAGATTGGCGATCCGCTTGACCCTGCTACGGATGTATCGGCCGTGATCTCGCCTGAAGATGTCCGGCGATTGCTGGATTGGATTGAAGAAGCAAGGCAGTCCGGAGCGACGATTGCAGCTGGCGGCTATGCCGACGGCAATGTGCTGCATCCGACGGTGATTCTGGAGGCGGGGTCTAAGCTGAAGGTCTCTTGCCAGGAAGTGTTCGGACCGATTGTCGTGATTAATCAGGTGAAGTCGGTTGACGAGGCGATTCAACAGGTGAATGAATCCCGCTTCGGCCTGCAAGCCGGCATTTATACGGAGCATGTGCATACAGCGCTGCATGCTGCCGACCAACTGCATGTCGGCGGCGTCATGATTAACGACATCCCGAGCTTCCGTGTTGATCATATGCCGTATGGCGGCGTGAAGGAGAGCGGGATCGGGCGTGAAGGAATTAAATATGCCATAGAAGAGATGACAGAAATGAAGCTTGTCGTCTGGAAAAAGTAA
- a CDS encoding 5-carboxymethyl-2-hydroxymuconate Delta-isomerase translates to MPHIIVEYTSNIKEEANIPSLLQTIHHVLLARRDSFPIGGIRSRAIELHDYLVADGAEDDAFVHITLKIGSGRSEQVKRNTCDALFDAVKAHFSPLFDQRYLALSLELAEFSEGGTYKHNNIHARYAT, encoded by the coding sequence ATGCCGCATATTATCGTGGAATATACGAGTAATATTAAAGAGGAAGCCAATATTCCATCCCTATTACAAACGATCCACCATGTGCTCCTCGCACGGCGCGATAGTTTCCCTATCGGAGGGATTCGTTCGCGGGCGATCGAGCTGCATGATTACCTCGTTGCCGATGGCGCGGAAGATGACGCTTTCGTTCACATCACCTTAAAAATTGGCTCCGGCCGTTCGGAACAAGTCAAGCGAAATACATGCGACGCGCTGTTCGATGCGGTCAAGGCCCATTTTTCCCCGTTGTTCGACCAACGATATTTGGCGCTGTCGCTGGAGCTGGCGGAATTTAGCGAAGGCGGCACCTACAAGCATAATAATATTCACGCAAGATATGCAACTTAG
- the hpaE gene encoding 5-carboxymethyl-2-hydroxymuconate semialdehyde dehydrogenase, with the protein MKKSQSHIGNVLHYINGQFVESVSGRAFSNLNPFNNVPINEVAEGFAEDIGLAVAAARRAFDEGPWRTMRVNERMKYIIRIAELIEKYAEDISYLESLDSGLPIAQTKKQAERAAANFRFYAEMVKTRLVGESYQVDNSFINYTIHKPVGVAGLITPWNAPFMLATWKVAPTLATGNTCVLKPAEWSPLTANKLAEIIHEAGLPPGVFNVVHGYGETCGAPLVAHPDVQLISFTGETTTGSAIIKNGSDTLKRVSMELGGKSPAIVFEDADLDTALDAVVWQIFSFNGERCTANSRLLIHESIHDPFVDRLKDRLRNIIVGDPQDPATEVGPLIHREHYNHVNRYIGTARNEGAEVISASIPDGLSAGNYVAPTLILNANNQMTVAQEEIFGPVLTVIPFSTEEEALRMANDSKYGLAGYVWTNDMKRGHRMAQQLECGMVWVNSQNVRDLRTPFGGTKASGIGREGGHYGFDFYTETQIIHVALDEQHIPAFGKKAAR; encoded by the coding sequence ATGAAGAAGTCACAGAGTCATATCGGCAACGTATTGCATTATATTAACGGCCAATTCGTAGAGAGCGTGTCTGGCCGCGCATTCAGCAACCTCAATCCGTTCAACAATGTGCCGATCAATGAAGTGGCAGAAGGATTCGCCGAGGATATCGGCCTTGCTGTGGCGGCAGCGCGCCGAGCGTTCGATGAAGGGCCTTGGCGGACGATGCGCGTTAACGAACGAATGAAATATATCATCAGAATTGCCGAGCTGATAGAGAAATATGCGGAAGATATCTCGTACCTGGAATCGCTGGATAGCGGGTTGCCGATTGCCCAGACGAAGAAGCAGGCCGAACGCGCGGCTGCCAATTTCCGCTTCTATGCAGAGATGGTCAAGACGCGTCTTGTCGGCGAATCGTATCAAGTGGACAACTCGTTTATCAACTATACGATTCATAAGCCGGTCGGTGTTGCGGGCTTGATTACACCGTGGAATGCGCCGTTCATGCTGGCCACCTGGAAAGTGGCTCCAACCCTCGCGACCGGAAATACTTGTGTATTGAAGCCGGCCGAGTGGTCTCCGCTTACGGCGAACAAGCTGGCCGAGATTATTCATGAAGCCGGGTTGCCTCCAGGCGTATTCAATGTCGTCCATGGATATGGCGAGACTTGCGGCGCGCCGTTAGTCGCTCACCCTGACGTGCAGCTGATTTCTTTCACGGGGGAGACGACGACCGGGTCGGCAATTATTAAGAACGGTTCAGATACGCTGAAGCGCGTCTCGATGGAATTGGGTGGCAAGTCACCGGCCATCGTATTTGAGGATGCTGATCTGGATACGGCATTGGACGCGGTCGTATGGCAGATTTTCTCCTTCAACGGAGAGCGGTGCACTGCCAATTCGAGACTGCTTATTCACGAATCCATCCATGATCCGTTTGTTGACAGGCTGAAGGACAGATTGCGGAATATTATCGTCGGCGATCCGCAAGATCCGGCTACGGAAGTGGGCCCGCTGATTCACCGCGAACATTATAACCATGTCAACCGCTATATCGGCACAGCGCGGAATGAGGGCGCAGAAGTCATCTCCGCTTCGATCCCTGACGGACTGAGCGCAGGCAATTATGTAGCGCCCACCCTTATTCTGAACGCCAACAATCAAATGACGGTGGCCCAAGAGGAAATATTCGGCCCCGTGCTCACCGTCATTCCCTTCTCCACCGAGGAGGAAGCGCTTAGAATGGCCAATGATTCCAAATACGGGCTGGCCGGTTATGTCTGGACGAACGATATGAAGCGCGGGCACCGGATGGCACAGCAGCTGGAGTGCGGGATGGTCTGGGTTAACTCCCAAAATGTGCGGGATTTGCGCACGCCGTTCGGCGGGACCAAAGCAAGCGGAATCGGCAGAGAAGGGGGCCATTACGGGTTCGACTTCTATACGGAAACCCAGATTATCCACGTCGCGCTTGATGAACAACATATTCCTGCTTTCGGCAAGAAGGCAGCCAGATAG
- the hpaB gene encoding 4-hydroxyphenylacetate 3-monooxygenase, oxygenase component gives MPAKTGQQYIDRIDAAKSNVWIDGQQVQGKVSEHPAFRGVMRSQAALYDMQFDPDKIEIMTCVSPTTGERVGTSFLQPSTREDLEKRRNMIQEWAKFNGGMMGRSPDYINSGMMAYGAAADIFGAQDTMYADNMRQYIEYIRENDLSLTHTLIQPQVNRGVQTHQLSDPYIAARIVRKNDDGLVIRGARLLATQGGITDEIMVFPSTVLKQSEEENPYAFAFSIPNNTPGLKFICRESFDYGKSPFDHPLGSRFEEMDAIVVFDDVTVPWNRIFALGNTDICNRAYADSNAAVHMTHQVVSKNVAKTEFILGILQLMVETINIGQYQHVQEKMAEVIIALETLKAFLTASEANAKLDRWGVMTPDFGPLNAARNYFPKMYPRFSEIMQLLGASGLMALPNEADFQSVLRPDLDKYLQAANQDAYHRVKLYRLAWDVCMSAFGSRQTLYERYFFGDPVRMAGALYNGYDKQEYVDRVKEFLERSEQLVTH, from the coding sequence ATGCCAGCCAAGACAGGTCAACAATATATTGACCGCATTGATGCAGCGAAATCCAATGTCTGGATTGACGGACAGCAAGTCCAAGGAAAAGTGTCCGAGCATCCGGCGTTCCGGGGGGTGATGAGAAGTCAGGCCGCTCTGTATGATATGCAATTCGACCCTGACAAGATCGAGATCATGACCTGCGTATCTCCAACAACAGGGGAGCGGGTAGGAACATCCTTCCTCCAGCCAAGCACCAGAGAAGATCTGGAGAAACGAAGAAACATGATACAGGAGTGGGCCAAGTTCAATGGCGGAATGATGGGACGCTCTCCTGACTACATCAATTCGGGGATGATGGCCTATGGCGCGGCAGCAGATATATTCGGTGCACAAGATACGATGTATGCCGACAATATGCGGCAATATATTGAATACATTCGTGAAAACGATCTGTCGCTTACCCATACGTTAATTCAGCCGCAAGTGAATCGGGGAGTCCAGACTCATCAGTTGTCCGATCCTTATATCGCGGCTCGAATCGTAAGGAAGAATGACGATGGCTTGGTGATTCGCGGCGCCCGCCTGCTTGCGACCCAGGGCGGGATTACGGATGAAATTATGGTATTTCCCTCAACGGTATTGAAGCAATCGGAAGAGGAGAATCCGTATGCATTTGCATTCTCGATTCCGAACAACACGCCTGGATTGAAATTTATATGCCGGGAATCGTTCGATTACGGCAAATCTCCTTTTGATCACCCGCTCGGTTCCCGTTTTGAAGAAATGGACGCGATCGTTGTCTTCGATGATGTGACGGTGCCATGGAATCGAATCTTTGCCCTGGGCAATACCGATATTTGCAACCGCGCATATGCGGACAGCAACGCCGCGGTTCATATGACACACCAGGTCGTCTCGAAGAACGTAGCGAAAACCGAATTCATTCTTGGCATCCTTCAGCTGATGGTGGAGACCATTAATATCGGCCAATACCAGCATGTGCAGGAGAAAATGGCGGAAGTCATCATTGCCTTGGAAACATTGAAAGCGTTCTTAACCGCTTCGGAGGCCAACGCCAAGCTCGATCGTTGGGGCGTGATGACCCCTGATTTTGGGCCTCTGAATGCCGCGCGGAACTATTTCCCGAAGATGTACCCCCGTTTTTCAGAGATTATGCAGCTCCTTGGCGCAAGCGGGCTCATGGCGCTTCCGAACGAGGCGGATTTTCAATCCGTGCTTCGGCCAGATCTGGACAAATATTTGCAGGCTGCGAATCAGGACGCATACCATCGCGTCAAGCTGTACCGGCTGGCATGGGATGTGTGCATGAGCGCCTTTGGAAGCCGCCAAACCTTGTATGAACGGTACTTCTTCGGCGATCCGGTAAGAATGGCCGGAGCGTTATACAATGGCTACGATAAGCAGGAATATGTCGATCGGGTCAAGGAGTTTCTGGAGCGTTCCGAGCAACTTGTTACTCATTAA
- the hpaI gene encoding 2,4-dihydroxyhept-2-ene-1,7-dioic acid aldolase, with the protein MINAKEMKQRLRGSISPIVTPFDSNNQVDLQTMSGLIEWHLESGSHGISVTGTTGEPSSLTLAEREMIMEHVIRTVNQRVPVAPGTGSTNHEEALHLTKLAQEMGADAALVIVPYYNRPNQQALYQHFRTIADSVDIPIILYNIPGRTGVNLEVSTLARLVEDCDNIVGIKESNKDFEHVNRVLHRCGRDFLLYSGIELLCYPMLAIGGAGHVAATANVAPKEVAELYNRWTAGDVEGAAELHYHLLTLNDVLFKDTNPVPVKTALGMMGKINPAVRLPLGPPSEALRQEIEETLVQYGILTKQMNASS; encoded by the coding sequence ATGATCAACGCGAAAGAAATGAAACAACGATTGAGAGGTTCGATCTCGCCGATTGTAACTCCGTTTGACAGCAATAATCAAGTGGATTTGCAGACGATGAGCGGCTTGATTGAATGGCATCTTGAATCCGGCTCTCACGGAATTTCGGTTACCGGAACGACCGGAGAGCCAAGCTCGCTCACGCTTGCGGAACGCGAGATGATTATGGAGCATGTCATTCGTACGGTCAATCAACGCGTTCCTGTTGCTCCGGGCACGGGATCAACGAATCATGAGGAAGCGCTGCACTTGACGAAGCTTGCCCAAGAGATGGGGGCAGATGCGGCGCTTGTCATCGTGCCGTATTATAATCGTCCGAACCAGCAAGCATTATATCAACATTTCAGAACGATTGCCGATTCCGTGGATATTCCGATCATTCTGTATAATATCCCGGGCCGAACAGGCGTGAATTTGGAGGTAAGCACACTGGCTCGTCTGGTAGAAGATTGCGATAACATTGTCGGAATCAAAGAGTCCAACAAAGATTTCGAACATGTGAACCGGGTTCTTCATCGCTGTGGAAGGGATTTCCTGCTGTATTCAGGGATTGAGTTGTTGTGTTACCCGATGCTGGCGATCGGCGGGGCAGGCCATGTTGCAGCCACAGCGAACGTAGCGCCGAAGGAAGTCGCCGAGCTGTATAATCGCTGGACTGCGGGGGATGTCGAAGGCGCGGCAGAACTTCATTACCATTTGCTGACGCTGAATGACGTTCTATTCAAGGATACGAATCCGGTACCTGTCAAGACGGCATTGGGCATGATGGGGAAAATCAATCCGGCAGTAAGGCTCCCGCTTGGCCCCCCATCCGAAGCTCTTCGTCAGGAAATCGAGGAGACGCTCGTTCAGTACGGGATCTTAACCAAGCAAATGAATGCGTCTTCGTGA